The Arachis ipaensis cultivar K30076 chromosome B07, Araip1.1, whole genome shotgun sequence genome includes a window with the following:
- the LOC110262427 gene encoding uncharacterized protein LOC110262427, with protein sequence MSLYLMAPTFRGVVAVEGTTAVVVGVTKVDAVATTAMVVEESKEAWVLVVTVEFVVVVGKVEDVMTVMHATAVVEWVKDCNQGGGGCRGRFGGICAGGSCYNCRHFWAFYNRPPNKLYEKMKVTTSDHSQETRSHLGRRLSPLM encoded by the exons ATGTCACTGTACCTGATGGCTCCAACCTTCAGGGGAGTCGTCGCAGTGGAAGGGACAACAGCGGTGGTGGTAGGGGTTACGAAGGTGGATGCGGTGGCAACGACGGCTATGGTGGTGGAGGAGTCTAAGGAAGCATGGGTCCTAGTGGTCACGGTAGAATTCGTCGTGGTAGTAGGTAAGGTAGAGGATGTGATGACGGTCATGCATGCTACAGCCGTGGTGGAATGGGTCAAGGATTGCAATCAGGGAGGAGGCGGATGCAGAGGTAGGTTCGGCGGCATTTGTGCCGGCGGAAGCTGCTACAACTGTAGGCATTTCTGGGCATTTTACAACAGACCGCCCAACAAGCTCTATGAGAAAATGAAA GTAACAACATCAGATCACTCTCAAGAGACACGCTCCCACCTAGgg AGGCGTCTTTCTCCGTTGATGTAG
- the LOC110265142 gene encoding uncharacterized protein LOC110265142 produces the protein MSFVDLQNGLCNNIQSHILKRVSNLLYRSPVQVFGGLVQFQLMPITDDASMQQMFCIYQQTRFHVPMIELYVEFEQQSGSGAVGEEINVDELGDIDWEEENNDSEEEFEANYEVNDENDDGDLAGNPEVPNEANTIISQHPFGVPSFMRTLDLEAMHDPEFPEYANTGEGNAAAEDGEFSVGMEFGSRESGYGAGCDWLIRASLIQKKACWEIRRYNGKHTCTVGTISQDHAKLDSDTIADVIRPLVESDPSIKVKSVIAEVQSRFNYNVSYRKAWLAKQKAVAKVFGDWKVFYQTLPVWLKAMTVKMPRSRVQIKTLPVYRETEEVQGVRVLHRIFWSFYPCIVAFRHCKPLVQVDGTHLYGKYKVEGETADTWEFFLTNLWRYVVTIDGVGIISDCHTSIDAAIAHSNGAWSPPRAWHMYCIRHIGSNFLRRFKTPYLHKLVVNTGYSRTEQEYNKNYQMLKERGEAYTQWCDEIDVERWVLAFDGGHRWGHMTTNLVECINSVLKGARNLPVTALVRSTFYRLNELFTRKSTEAHERLRNGFTYSEFATKRVEESFRRAGNVVVNRFDRRNEMFEVREMQDGTIYMVNLAQRHCDCGHFQVERLPCRHVLACCANQRLDWQVYVNDVYKMSEICKVYRGEFVLMGDPSTWDRYEGAKVIANWTLRRATKGRPRSTRYLNEMDSREMRGPRRCIICGREGHSHSRCPQCAGPSWCSYAGT, from the exons ATGAGCTTTGTCGATTTGCAAAATGGGCTTTGTAATAACATTCAAAGCCACATTTTGAAAAGGGTGAGCAACCTTTTATACAGAAGTCCTGTGCAAGTATTTGGTGGGCTAGTACAGTTTCAATTAATGCCCATTACTGACGATGCCAGTATGCAGCAGATGTTCtgtatttatcaacaaacccgaTTTCACGTGCCGATGATAGAGTTGTACGTTGAGTTTGAGCAGCAGTCAGGGTCGGGCGCGGTCGGCGAGGAGATCAATGTTGATGAGCTTGGTgatatagattgggaagaagaaaataatgaCAGTGAAGAGGAGTTCGAAGCTAACTATGAAGTCAATGACGAGAACGATGACGGAGACTTGGCAGGCAATCCGGAGGTGCCAAATGAAGCGAATACGATTATAAGCCAGCACCCGTTTGGTGTTCCGTCTTTTATGAGGACTCTAGATCTGGAAGCCATGCATGACCCAGAATTTCCTGAGTATGCGAATACGG GTGAAGGCAACGCTGCGGCGGAAGATGGCGAGTTTAGTGTTGGCATGGAATTTGGATCGAGAGAGTCG GGGTATGGTGCAGGGTGCGATTGGCTAATCCGGGCTAGCTTGATtcaaaagaaagcttgttgggagATCAGGAGATACAATGGCAAGCACACGTGCACCGTGGGAACGATAtcacaagatcatgccaagttggactcGGACACAATTGCAGATGTCATTAGGCCGTTGGTCGAATCAGACCCCTCGATAAAGGTGAAGTCTGTAATTGCAGAAGTTCAATCCAGGTTCAACTACAATGTCAGTTACcgcaaggcttggttggcaaagcagaaagccgtTGCCAAGGTTTTCGGTGATTGGAAAGTTTTTTACCAGACCCTGCCAGTATGGTTGAAAGCAATGACGGTAAAAATGCCAAGGTCTCGTGTTCAAATCAAAACGCTCCCCGTTTACCGTGAGACTGAGGAGGTTCAAGGTGTAAGAGTTCTGCATCGCATTTTTTGGAGCTTCTATCCATGTATTGTAGCATTTAGACACTGCAAGCCACTGGTGCAAGTTGATGGCACGCACCTGTATGGAAAATATAAAG TCGAGGGTGAGACGGCAGACACATGGGAGTTTTTCCTAACAAATTTGTGGAGATATGTTGTCACCATTGATGGGGTGGGCATTATTTCTGATTGCCATACCTCCATCGACGCTGCAATAGCTCACAGTAACGGTGCATGGTCACCACCAAGGGCGTGGCACATGTACTGCATCAGGCACATCGGCTCCAACTTCTTAAGGAGGTTCAAGACTCCATATTTGCATAAACTCGTGGTGAACACAG GCTATTCTAGAACGGAGCAGGAGTACAACAAAAACTACCAAATGCTTAAAGAGCGGGGTGAGGCATATACTCAATGGTGCGATGAGATCGATGTTGAGAGATGGGTGTTGGCATTCGATGGTGGTCATCGTTGGGGACATATGACGACAAACTTGGTAGAGTGCATAAATTCTGTCCTGAAGGGGGCACGCAACCTTCCTGTGACTGCCTTGGTCCGGTCAACTTTCTATCGGCTGAATGAGTTGTTCACTCGGAAGAGTACCGAGGCTCATGAGCGTCTCCGCAACGGATTTACGTATTCAGAGTTCGCAACAAAGAGAGTTGAAGAAAGCTTCCGACGTGCAGGAAACGTTGTGGTCAACCGGTTTGACAGGCGCAATGAGATGTTTGAGGTTCGCGAAATGCAAGATGGTACCATTTACATGGTCAACCTTGCGCAACGACACTGCGACTGTGGCCATTTCCAGGTCGAGCGACTTCCATGTCGCCACGTGCTTGCATGTTGCGCCAATCAGCGTCTCGATTGGCAAGTGTATGTAAACGATGTGTACAAGATGTCTGAAATTTGCAAGGTTTACAGAGGCGAGTTTGTTCTGATGGGTGACCCATCTACATGGGATAGATACGAAGGagcgaaggtgatcgccaactggACATTGAGGCGCGCGACGAAAGGAAGACCGAGGTCCACCCGctacttgaatgagatggattcACGTGAGATGCGTGGTCCTCGCCGGTGCATTATATGTGGACGCGAGGGACATAGCCACAGCCGATGTCCTCAGTGCGCAGGTCCAAGCTGGTGCTCATATGCCGGCACCTAA